A window from Salarias fasciatus chromosome 11, fSalaFa1.1, whole genome shotgun sequence encodes these proteins:
- the rorc gene encoding nuclear receptor ROR-alpha B isoform X2 codes for MMRAQIEVIPCKICGDKSSGVHYGVITCEGCKGFFRRSQLPTVSYSCSRQSNCQIDRASRNRCQHCRLQKCLAQGMSRDAVKFGRMSKRQRDSLIAEVERHRQQQQQQQLQGDSQAVLSYPAKNRQDRSPQLLQPISSTYAYAGDAELLNYAADVHPYLLCSPNDSQVSGMIYRSAGVSPAQGRGDNGGHPDIRGFDSRQSPHDLMAIHSYNSFEDPYSLYPHSLRNIDELCASIVHCHRETSQYRAEELQALKLKLFSREEIQAYQSKSVDEMWQHCAVRLTDAVQYVVEFAKRIPGFRMLNQNDQIALLKTGSMEVVLLRMSRSFNTENSTVFFDGKFAGVEIFKSLACGDLIMAVFDFAHDMCALKLSEQQIALFSALVLINADRPCLEERGKVQRVQRSVELGLTHILHRDHQENLMPKLYQRMAVLRSLCRLHLEKLGWFSQRYPLTAHSLFPPLYKELFASEAELLPGAAH; via the exons atgaTGCGAG CCCAGATTGAAGTTATTCCCTGCAAGATCTGTGGGGATAAGTCCTCTGGAGTGCATTATGGAGTCATTACCTGTGAAGGCTGCAAG GGATTTTTCCGGCGTAGCCAGCTGCCCACCGTATCCTACTCCTGCTCGAGGCAAAGCAACTGTCAGATCGACCGAGCCAGCCGCAACCGCTGCCAGCACTGCCGCTTGCAGAAGTGTTTGGCGCAGGGCATGAGCCGAGATG CGGTGAAGTTTGGTCGAATGTCCAAACGCCAGCGGGACTCCCTGATCGCCGAGGTGGAGAGgcaccggcagcagcagcagcagcagcagctccagggagACAGCCAGGCCGTGCTGTCCTACCCCGCCAAGAACCGTCAGGACCGCTccccgcagctcctgcagcccaTTTCCTCCACCTACGCCTACGCTGGCGACGCCGAGCTGTTAAACTACGCCGCGGACGTCCACCCGTACCTGCTGTGCTCCCCCAACGACTCGCAGGTGTCCGGGATGATCTACCGAAGCGCCGGCGTCTCTCCCGCCCAGGGAAGGGGGGATAACGGCGGACACCCTGACATAAGAG GTTTTGACTCCAGACAGTCGCCTCATGATCTGATGGCGATTCATTCCTACAACTCCTTCGAGGATCCTTACAGCCTCTACCCTCACTCACTGCGAAACATAG ATGAACTTTGTGCCAGCATCGTGCACTGCCACAGAGAGACCAGCCAGTACAGggcggaggagctgcaggccctCAAGCTGAAGCTGttcagcagagaggagatccAGGCCTACCAGAGCAAA TCGGTGGATGAGATGTGGCAGCACTGTGCCGTCCGGCTGACCGACGCTGTGCAGTACGTGGTGGAGTTTGCAAAACGCATCCCGGGTTTCCGGATGCTCAACCAGAACGACCAGATCGCACTCTTGAAAACCG GGTCCATGGAGGTGGTTCTGCTCAGGATGAGTCGCTCCTTCAACACAGAGAACAGCACTGTGTTCTTCGACGGGAAGTTTGCCGGAGTGGAAATCTTCAAGTCTCTGG CGTGCGGCGATCTGATCATGGCGGTGTTTGACTTCGCTCATGATATGTGTGCTCTGAagctcagtgagcagcagaTCGCCCTCTTCAGCGCTCTGGTGCTGATCAATGCAG ATCGTCCgtgtctggaggagagaggcaaAGTGCAACGGGTGCAGAGAAGTGTGGAGTTAGGACTCACGCACATTTTACACAGAGACCACCAAGAAAATCTGATGCCCAAG CTGTACCAGAGGATGGCGGTGTTGCGCTCCCTGTGTCGGCTGCACTTGGAGAAGCTGGGCTGGTTCAGCCAGCGGTACCCGCTCACCGCTCACTCTCTGTTCCCTCCTCTCTACAAGGAGCTGTTTGCGTCTGAGGCCGAGCTGCTGCCAGGAGCCGCTCACTGA
- the rorc gene encoding nuclear receptor ROR-alpha B isoform X1 codes for MPAPARALEEPPTEWEVCFDRRVMEYEEPDVSPAETPIKRGGTVSKKTHLTQIEVIPCKICGDKSSGVHYGVITCEGCKGFFRRSQLPTVSYSCSRQSNCQIDRASRNRCQHCRLQKCLAQGMSRDAVKFGRMSKRQRDSLIAEVERHRQQQQQQQLQGDSQAVLSYPAKNRQDRSPQLLQPISSTYAYAGDAELLNYAADVHPYLLCSPNDSQVSGMIYRSAGVSPAQGRGDNGGHPDIRGFDSRQSPHDLMAIHSYNSFEDPYSLYPHSLRNIDELCASIVHCHRETSQYRAEELQALKLKLFSREEIQAYQSKSVDEMWQHCAVRLTDAVQYVVEFAKRIPGFRMLNQNDQIALLKTGSMEVVLLRMSRSFNTENSTVFFDGKFAGVEIFKSLACGDLIMAVFDFAHDMCALKLSEQQIALFSALVLINADRPCLEERGKVQRVQRSVELGLTHILHRDHQENLMPKLYQRMAVLRSLCRLHLEKLGWFSQRYPLTAHSLFPPLYKELFASEAELLPGAAH; via the exons GAGGCACCGTGTCCAAGAAGACTCATTTAA CCCAGATTGAAGTTATTCCCTGCAAGATCTGTGGGGATAAGTCCTCTGGAGTGCATTATGGAGTCATTACCTGTGAAGGCTGCAAG GGATTTTTCCGGCGTAGCCAGCTGCCCACCGTATCCTACTCCTGCTCGAGGCAAAGCAACTGTCAGATCGACCGAGCCAGCCGCAACCGCTGCCAGCACTGCCGCTTGCAGAAGTGTTTGGCGCAGGGCATGAGCCGAGATG CGGTGAAGTTTGGTCGAATGTCCAAACGCCAGCGGGACTCCCTGATCGCCGAGGTGGAGAGgcaccggcagcagcagcagcagcagcagctccagggagACAGCCAGGCCGTGCTGTCCTACCCCGCCAAGAACCGTCAGGACCGCTccccgcagctcctgcagcccaTTTCCTCCACCTACGCCTACGCTGGCGACGCCGAGCTGTTAAACTACGCCGCGGACGTCCACCCGTACCTGCTGTGCTCCCCCAACGACTCGCAGGTGTCCGGGATGATCTACCGAAGCGCCGGCGTCTCTCCCGCCCAGGGAAGGGGGGATAACGGCGGACACCCTGACATAAGAG GTTTTGACTCCAGACAGTCGCCTCATGATCTGATGGCGATTCATTCCTACAACTCCTTCGAGGATCCTTACAGCCTCTACCCTCACTCACTGCGAAACATAG ATGAACTTTGTGCCAGCATCGTGCACTGCCACAGAGAGACCAGCCAGTACAGggcggaggagctgcaggccctCAAGCTGAAGCTGttcagcagagaggagatccAGGCCTACCAGAGCAAA TCGGTGGATGAGATGTGGCAGCACTGTGCCGTCCGGCTGACCGACGCTGTGCAGTACGTGGTGGAGTTTGCAAAACGCATCCCGGGTTTCCGGATGCTCAACCAGAACGACCAGATCGCACTCTTGAAAACCG GGTCCATGGAGGTGGTTCTGCTCAGGATGAGTCGCTCCTTCAACACAGAGAACAGCACTGTGTTCTTCGACGGGAAGTTTGCCGGAGTGGAAATCTTCAAGTCTCTGG CGTGCGGCGATCTGATCATGGCGGTGTTTGACTTCGCTCATGATATGTGTGCTCTGAagctcagtgagcagcagaTCGCCCTCTTCAGCGCTCTGGTGCTGATCAATGCAG ATCGTCCgtgtctggaggagagaggcaaAGTGCAACGGGTGCAGAGAAGTGTGGAGTTAGGACTCACGCACATTTTACACAGAGACCACCAAGAAAATCTGATGCCCAAG CTGTACCAGAGGATGGCGGTGTTGCGCTCCCTGTGTCGGCTGCACTTGGAGAAGCTGGGCTGGTTCAGCCAGCGGTACCCGCTCACCGCTCACTCTCTGTTCCCTCCTCTCTACAAGGAGCTGTTTGCGTCTGAGGCCGAGCTGCTGCCAGGAGCCGCTCACTGA
- the LOC115396894 gene encoding female protein-like: MKLLIVLAMLAARAASVQDLSGKTFTFPVHNDQARVRLITTKQQLKAVTLCHRSFTDIRRDHSLFSMSTSGFPNSFLIFWDETHKEMAAYIMGKRSDFRGLDYKPNMWHSICTTWDSATGLVQLWFNGRPTIRLYAPTSSAITGTPMIILGQEQDSHGGGFDSDQAFVGMMSDVHMWDYVLSSCEIKSYVDELSFTPGNVLNWKALKFHITDKVLVEPKSVVCQ, encoded by the exons ATGAAGCTGCTCATTGTTCTGGCCATGCTGGCAGCGAGAGCTGCAAGTGTTCAAG ATCTCTCTGGGAAAACGTTCACGTTCCCGGTGCATAACGACCAAGCTCGTGTCAGGCTGATAACAACCAAACAACAATTGAAAGCTGTGACTCTCTGCCACAG ATCGTTCACTGACATCAGAAGAGACCACAGCCTCTTCTCGATGTCCACCTCTGGGTTCCCCAACTCTTTCCTCATATTTTGGGATGAAACCCATAAGGAGATGGCGGCTTACATCATGGGAAAGAGGTCAGACTTCAGGGGACTGGACTACAAACCCAACATGTGGCACTCCATCTGCACCACCTGGGACTCAGCGACCGGACTGGTGCAGCTGTGGTTTAATGGAAGGCCGACAATTCGCCTATATGCCCCCACCTCATCAGCTATAACTGGAACCCCGATGATCATTCTTGGACAG GAGCAGGATTCTCACGGTGGAGGATTCGACAGCGATCAGGCTTTTGTCGGGATGATGTCGGACGTCCACATGTGGGACTACGTCCTCTCTTCCTGTGAGATTAAGAGCTACGTCGACGAGCTGAGTTTCACTCCGGGGAACGTGCTGAACTGGAAGGCGCTGAAGTTCCATATCACAGACAAAGTGCTGGTGGAACCAAAATCTGTCGTGTGTCAATGA